The nucleotide sequence CGGCGGCACGGGGAGGCAGTAGTGGTGGAGCTCCTCCGTCTCCAGCCCTCCGATGCTCGTCGGCCATGCGCCGGGGGCGTCGTCGGCGGCGCCGCCACcggtgctgctgctgccgccgaagAAAGCCATCGGGTGCGGGAGGTGGCGTGGAGGTGGAGggtgcgggaggtgcgggaggtggCGGAAGAAAGCCATCGGGCCGGTGCCATTTTATagcggggggagggagggaggcgggcAGGCGGCGTCGTGGTTATTAACGCCGGCACGTTAATGCGCGTGGCAGGCGAGGCGGCGTTTGACCGTCGGGCGAAGCGAACAGCGCGTCGGGAGGGGGCAGGCCAGGCGGCGGGCCGGTCGGGTGGCAGCATCGGCGTGGCAGCCGAGGAGCCGACAGCGACGGCAGGCGTCAGCGGTCGCGCGGCAGGCGAGGAGGCGGCACCGGTGGCGTCCGGCAGGCGAggaggcggcagcggtggcgtcCGGCAGGCGCGGCtgcaggcggcagcggcggcgcggcacgCAAGGAGGCACGCGCGTGGAACCGCCTGCGTGCATGCGCGCCTCGGGCGCCGTGATTGGCGGCCGACACGCCACACGACGGGTGTGGGATTGCGTGGGGCCGGCGGGCGTGGGGGTGGGGCCGGCGCGGCGCCACCGACAACGCGTTGACTGCGAGCGGCCGCTTTAATTTTTTTTCCCTCCCGGGTGGGCGGCCGGCCTGTATTCATATACGTATACCTCcgtctgttttttttttgcgggcgGGCGGGCCGGCGGGGCAATCTTATGCCCATCCTACCCTTTGTTATGAAGGGGTATTGGGCAATCTCAGCCCTCCTTGTGTTTACAGGGGGTCTACCGAAACGGAAGTGTTTTAACTTTGTAGGTATTAGTCAAAGTGAAATCTCTCGCCTGTCAAACTGTTAAAAAATCACATGGTAAAATAACTAATGCACATATCACCTTAGGCTGCAGAGTATTGTGTCCTTCCGCGCCAATCTCTTGAAGAGTGTATAGACCAGCCTCAAGGCGTCTCCAACCCCTTTGTGCCATATCCGCTTCTTCTCCAATGTTCTTCTCAGTGATAGTCTTATATTCTGCGGTAAGTTTTATAGCCGACAAAATCCATTCAAAATCTTTTGGTGGCTGAAATTCTGCGTACTGGAATTTCTTCAAAGACTCCATTGTTGCCAATGCTGCATGAAGTGTGCAAGTATCTGTATGGAACAAAAATAATATTATCCAACCGAATACAGTCTGCATGCAGAAATAAGAAAGAACCAAAACCAGGTAATCTTTCAAAATACGCCATGCATACCAGAACTTTTCTGATTTCTCAAATTAGCACAAACATTTTTGGTGTTGTGAGGCCTGCCCCGCCAAGTGAATTCGGTAGTCACCTAAAATATAGGGTAAAATAGTAGGATGCACATTAGTAAGGTCCAATACCATTATCCATGATTCATTATAAAAAGATAAACGAATGTGATATGCCAATATGCTATAACAACTAATTATAAACAACATCCTTGGACAGCATAATATAAAATATGTCCCATTTCACATAAGACAACCCAAACAGAAGGGGTTGCAAGGCCTGTCGATTTGCTGCAATAACAACAAGAATAGGAATTCCAATGGTTGCCTTTAGAGTGCTTATTCTCTAAAGAAAAATCTAGTCCCAGGCTCAAAATAACGCAGTGGAAAGACCTCACTCTACAGTCTTGTGATCTGGGGTTCATTCCTTCCCAGCCTCTTTCTTTGCGGTATAACTTGTTCGAGGAAAAATTGAATTGCCGGTAAAAGGATTTACCATTTGAGAAGCAGGGTTACCGCCAAACAGGTCAGCAAAATTATTAGTTTCTTCCATCTGATCCTTGGCCACAGTTAACCAGGTTAAGCAGTTCCGCTTTCGAGCATCAGAAAGCATCTCTCTGAGAACTCCATGATATTGAAGGTGATGCACTAGTGTCCATAGGCAATATCTGCAATAGTACCAATTAGGGCCAGAGTATTTAGAAGTTAGAAACAATGGTCAAATTTATAGCAAGATCAATTTTGACAACAATCCTACGCACTAACCTTGCTTTGGTGATTGCTGACATGATATGTCGGTCCTCAACAAACTTCTCATGATCTTTTGAGAGTGCTGACATAATTATGACATCATACATTTCTCCCTCCAAACTATCAGCACATTTCACATGTAAATTTATTCTCTCTTGAGTACCTTGCTTATTTACCAGGCACCTTCTGACTGCATCAGCGTGGCTATTATCCAGACACACAACAGCGACATCAAGTTTCCTGGTAACACCTACCCAACCTGATTTGGTGACAAAAGAAAATTCAGTAAAACAAGCCTTTACACTGCAGATTGACTAGTGAACATATACTAGTGAGAAGAATTATTCGATATCTATGTGAAGAACATACATTTGTACAACGCTTTCAGCAACATGTATAGAACTACATCTTCTTCAACTGAGTCATCGTCAACAGACCGATCCTTGTCGCTGACATCCATGTATAAATATTTGCTGAGACTTAAACTTCTCAATTGTTTGTTGTCATGGGGAGTATGAACATTTGGACCATCTAAAATGCCACCATACAAATACTTATTTGGAAACTCGAATATCGCTGGATCTATTAGAAATCTCTCTGTCAGCTTATCCATTGGAAACCCCAGTTGCAATAATATTTGGAAAGTATTATTAGAAATTTCATCATTTCCGCCCATCTAGTAATTTCACGAAACAAAAACAATTGATGTTAGCTCACATAGCATAATTGTGCAAGTAGAGATAATATATAGAAAGAAAACATACCCTATCTGGTTGCTTGTTATCGTCGCCCAACATCCATACATGTCTGACTGAAAGCCTCAGAGGGATAATCAGATTATACACTTTAATGTCAGAGGCATTATCTACTATTAGTAAATCAATTTGGTTTGACTGATGCACACGAACGGTGGAACTAGTGGTACCAACAATGACCTGGCATTTCTCAATACAATAATCCTCAATTTCCTTTCTGTCATCAAAGTGTTTTGGCAATGTCACTGAGTCTTTCAAAGTTTCCAAATCTCTGGAGCATTCCAATCGAACTCTGTTTAGTTCTTCAGCAGCTGGGCACTCATGAAGAAAAGGAGAATTTGGTACCAATCCAAAAGCCAGATGCACGCTCTTCTCATCTTTTATTTCATCCAATAATAGACGATGCAGATCTTTTAAAGTGTCGAGCAGTTTTCCAATACCATTCACATTTTCCTTTGTCAAGCAGATTTCGGAGAATCTATCCTTTAACTCAACCAAACATTCTTCCATATCCGTCATGAGAGTACAAAATCTGGTCCTAAAGACTTTCAATTTGAAGATAGGGAGACTGTTTTTGCTGCAtcgtttcaatgattcatgattgCACTTTTCAGTACAAAACGTCTTTAATTTAAGAAGCAAAAGCATATCACTAGCCCAGTGTCTAAACATCTGGATGCAACAAAGGAGATCATGTGATCTATCTTGTAAGCAAGCTTGGCGAACTTTTTTACTGACTTCTCTGCCCTCTAAGTTATCAAGAACAAGAATATCATTTAATTGGTATCCAGATTCTTCAAGAATGATCATGAACGAGATGACATCGTTTTCTGAAGGAACACATATAAGAGTCTTCACGGGCGAACAATGCAAAAGGTGAAGTACCTCTGTGATTATCACTGTCTTCCCAGACCTTGGAGGGCCCCCAAGAAGCTTTACAATCTTAGTGTCTTTGCACTGGACTTCTCGAGCAACAGAACTAGCAATGTTCTTTTGTTCATCACTCAGATTTCTGAAGACCGCGTTAGGCAAACCGACTGTCTTAGAGCCGTGAGTATAATCAGTGTTGGACTGCAAAACAATGTATAAGAAACAGAAGATCAGATTAGGAGGTATAACATGATAAAACATTTAGACAGTTGAGACTAAATGGTATGCATATTACCGATTTCGGTAAGTTTATAATGGAGATAACTCTGGCACAGTTACTTTCAGAGTTGTCCAGATTGACTGCATTCCAAGCATTGCTAAAAGCAGTCACATTGGTCAAAAAGGTGGCATAATGGAAGACCTTGAACTTTTTCGGAGTTTGTGCCTCGAAACCTTGATGAAATTTACTGTGGCGACTTATATTAGAAGCAATACCAAATGATCTGTAACCATACTTGAATCCTTCGTGCTGTGGAGAATAGTGACTAAACAAAAAAAGATCGCCCTCTCTTGCTACATGATAGTTTCCCTTTGGATCCAAGCTGAGGTCAATGTCAATGAAATGATGtgattttgatttggtgggcaaAATATGCTTCACACTGTAAGAATGCGAGGATTCAATATTTTGTAATGATGCTTTTACAATGGCTCGGCAGTCTTGAACCACAAGACAGGAACATGTTCTCCCAAATTCTTTAGCACATTTAAAGGAAACTAGCACCCTTGGGACCTGCATAACAAACATGCACCGACTCAATAGTAAGAGACGAACTGACAGAAGATAAACTCACAAATCACACTGTCCTATGCTAAGAAAAGCTATTCATGGGTTCTGTTTTTTAAGATGTTCATAGGTTCTGTAAGTAATACTTATAAATATGTAACTTTGGTTTGCACCAATTTTTGAAGATGCCATAGCATGGTATACCTTAGCTCACCAAATCGTTTAGCCATAGGTCTCTATTTAACATCTACGGTTCTTACTTCAAAAAACATATCTTAGCCAGTTTGTCCTGTAAGTTTTCTATGAAGCGTCTCAGGTTCCCTGGAAGGGAGCCCTCGTTTTTATATTGAACGATGAGGAAGAGTCCTCACGATAGATTACAAGGCATCGGTCATAGGAGGGAtaacagagggagagagagagatagatacgAGATAAACATACAGAGAGAATCTATCTCTATTAACTAAAAGTAGCGCCCAAGGCAGCCTGAAGATCTCCCTGTGAATCACGTTTCAACATGTCCATGCATTTTAAATAGTACTCTGGTGGGCTTATGGATTCAATGCTTACTCCATTGTGGCATTGTACACGTAATTCTCATCTTATCTGCAGATATTCC is from Triticum aestivum cultivar Chinese Spring chromosome 1B, IWGSC CS RefSeq v2.1, whole genome shotgun sequence and encodes:
- the LOC123090991 gene encoding uncharacterized protein: MLFIISCYSILAYHIRLSFYNESWIMVLDLTNVHPTILPYILGDYRIHLAGQASQHQKYTCTLHAALATMESLKKFQYAEFQPPKDFEWILSAIKLTAEYKTITEKNIGEEADMAQRGWRRLEAGLYTLQEIGAEGHNTLQPKKDPIRFKLKSYSRIDINENEGEGLKVAVRDVRAGTVFLIYFRISRNYFTLKPGEIYHYDATKAYVSPSFSIPASHVVMMIGSGDTVICTELPNGGTQCENSVHLNFQNSAGKLFGDDGFGKVGSSSVKGLYKITV